A window from Mus caroli chromosome 2, CAROLI_EIJ_v1.1, whole genome shotgun sequence encodes these proteins:
- the Lhx3 gene encoding LIM/homeobox protein Lhx3 isoform X2, protein MLLETELDCHRERPGAPGASALCTFNRTPEIPMCAGCDQHILDRFILKALDRHWHSKCLKCSDCHVPLAERCFSRGESVYCKDDFFKRFGTKCAACQLGIPPTQVVRRAQDFVYHLHCFACVVCKRQLATGDEFYLMEDSRLVCKADYETAKQREAEATAKRPRTTITAKQLETLKSAYNTSPKPARHVREQLSSETGLDMRVVQVWFQNRRAKEKRLKKDAGRQRWGQYFRNMKRSRGSSKSDKDSIQEGQDSDAEVSFTDEPSMADMGPANGLYSSLGEPAPALGRPVGGLGSFTLEHGGLTGPEQYRELRPGSPYGIPPSPAAPQSLPGPQPLLSSLVYPDTNLGLVPSGPPGGPPPMRVLAGNGPSSDLSTESSSGYPDFPASPASWLDEVDHAQF, encoded by the exons ATGCTGCTAGAAACAGAACTCGATTGCCACCGAGAGAGGCCCGGTGCCCCTGGAGCTTCTGCCCTCTGTACCTTCAACAGGACTCCAG AGATCCCTATGTGTGCAGGCTGTGACCAGCACATCTTGGACCGTTTCATCCTTAAGGCTCTGGACCGACATTGGCACAGCAAGTGTCTCAAGTGCAGTGACTGCCACGTCCCTCTGGCTGAGCGCTGCTTCAGCCGCGGGGAGAGCGTCTACTGCAAAGACGACTTCTTTAA GCGCTTCGGGACCAAGTGCGCCGCATGCCAGCTGGGCATCCCGCCCACGCAGGTGGTGCGCCGCGCCCAGGACTTCGTGTACCACCTGCATTGCTTCGCCTGCGTGGTCTGCAAGCGGCAGCTGGCCACGGGCGACGAGTTCTACCTCATGGAAGACAGCCGGCTGGTGTGCAAGGCGGACTACGAAACAGCCAAGCAGCGAG AAGCCGAGGCCACAGCCAAGCGGCCGCGCACCACCATCACCGCCAAGCAGCTGGAGACGCTGAAGAGCGCCTACAACACTTCGCCCAAGCCGGCGCGCCACGTGCGCGAGCAGCTCTCCTCCGAGACCGGCCTGGACATGCGCGTGGTGCAG GTGTGGTTCCAGAACCGCCGGGCCAaggaaaagagactgaagaaagacgCTGGCCGGCAGCGCTGGGGACAGTATTTCCGCAATATGAAGCGCTCCCGCGGCAGTTCCAAGTCCGACAAGGACAGCATCCAGGAGGGACAGGACAGCGACGCCGAAGTCTCCTTCACTG aTGAGCCGTCCATGGCTGACATGGGGCCTGCTAATGGCCTGTACAGCAGCCTGGGAGAGCCTGCCCCTGCGTTGGGCCGGCCTGTAGGAGGCCTGGGCAGCTTTACCCTGGAGCACGGAGGCTTGACGGGTCCAGAGCAGTACCGAGAGCTACGCCCAGGCAGCCCCTATGGCATCCCCCCATCTCCTGCAGCCCCCCAGAGCCTTCCTGGcccccagcctctcctctccagCCTGGTATACCCAGACACCAACTTGGGCCTTGTCCCTTCAGGGCCACCAGGTGGGCCCCCACCCATGAGGGTGCTGGCTGGAAATGGGCCCAGCTCCGACCTGTCCACAGAGAGCAGTTCTGGATACCCAGACTTTCCTGCTagccctgcttcctggctggatGAAGTAGACCATGCTCAGTTCTGA
- the Lhx3 gene encoding LIM/homeobox protein Lhx3 isoform X1, with protein MEARGELDPSRESAGGDLLLALLARRADLRREIPMCAGCDQHILDRFILKALDRHWHSKCLKCSDCHVPLAERCFSRGESVYCKDDFFKRFGTKCAACQLGIPPTQVVRRAQDFVYHLHCFACVVCKRQLATGDEFYLMEDSRLVCKADYETAKQREAEATAKRPRTTITAKQLETLKSAYNTSPKPARHVREQLSSETGLDMRVVQVWFQNRRAKEKRLKKDAGRQRWGQYFRNMKRSRGSSKSDKDSIQEGQDSDAEVSFTDEPSMADMGPANGLYSSLGEPAPALGRPVGGLGSFTLEHGGLTGPEQYRELRPGSPYGIPPSPAAPQSLPGPQPLLSSLVYPDTNLGLVPSGPPGGPPPMRVLAGNGPSSDLSTESSSGYPDFPASPASWLDEVDHAQF; from the exons ATGGAAGCTCGCGGGGAGCTGGACCCGTCCCGGGAATCCGCGGGCGGAGATCTGCTGCTGGCGTTGTTGGCGCGAAGGGCTGACCTGCGCCGAG AGATCCCTATGTGTGCAGGCTGTGACCAGCACATCTTGGACCGTTTCATCCTTAAGGCTCTGGACCGACATTGGCACAGCAAGTGTCTCAAGTGCAGTGACTGCCACGTCCCTCTGGCTGAGCGCTGCTTCAGCCGCGGGGAGAGCGTCTACTGCAAAGACGACTTCTTTAA GCGCTTCGGGACCAAGTGCGCCGCATGCCAGCTGGGCATCCCGCCCACGCAGGTGGTGCGCCGCGCCCAGGACTTCGTGTACCACCTGCATTGCTTCGCCTGCGTGGTCTGCAAGCGGCAGCTGGCCACGGGCGACGAGTTCTACCTCATGGAAGACAGCCGGCTGGTGTGCAAGGCGGACTACGAAACAGCCAAGCAGCGAG AAGCCGAGGCCACAGCCAAGCGGCCGCGCACCACCATCACCGCCAAGCAGCTGGAGACGCTGAAGAGCGCCTACAACACTTCGCCCAAGCCGGCGCGCCACGTGCGCGAGCAGCTCTCCTCCGAGACCGGCCTGGACATGCGCGTGGTGCAG GTGTGGTTCCAGAACCGCCGGGCCAaggaaaagagactgaagaaagacgCTGGCCGGCAGCGCTGGGGACAGTATTTCCGCAATATGAAGCGCTCCCGCGGCAGTTCCAAGTCCGACAAGGACAGCATCCAGGAGGGACAGGACAGCGACGCCGAAGTCTCCTTCACTG aTGAGCCGTCCATGGCTGACATGGGGCCTGCTAATGGCCTGTACAGCAGCCTGGGAGAGCCTGCCCCTGCGTTGGGCCGGCCTGTAGGAGGCCTGGGCAGCTTTACCCTGGAGCACGGAGGCTTGACGGGTCCAGAGCAGTACCGAGAGCTACGCCCAGGCAGCCCCTATGGCATCCCCCCATCTCCTGCAGCCCCCCAGAGCCTTCCTGGcccccagcctctcctctccagCCTGGTATACCCAGACACCAACTTGGGCCTTGTCCCTTCAGGGCCACCAGGTGGGCCCCCACCCATGAGGGTGCTGGCTGGAAATGGGCCCAGCTCCGACCTGTCCACAGAGAGCAGTTCTGGATACCCAGACTTTCCTGCTagccctgcttcctggctggatGAAGTAGACCATGCTCAGTTCTGA